The Microbacterium schleiferi genome contains the following window.
GTTTCACGGCTTGCGCTCGGCTTTCACGCAATGTGTCCCCGGTAACATCGGCGCCGTGACCACCGTTGACGGCGACCGGCAGGCCGATTCCGTCCCGGCAGGCGAGCCCTCCTCCCACAGTGAGCCTGCCCTGAGCGCGGGTCGCTCGTCGGATTCGCCGGCCGTCGCACCGCGAACTCGGTCGAGTGCGTCATCCGTCACCCCGATGACCCGTCGCGAGGCGCGAAAGCGACGGGCCCCCGCGCGACCGCTCGCCCGCCACGCCGCGCCGGAGTCGGGAGCGTCGCGCAGGCGCCGTGGATGGCGCACCTTCTGGATCGCGCTCAGCCCTCTCGGTCTGATCGTCGTCGGAACCGTCATCCTCGGAGGCGTCTTCGCGCTGCAGGTCCTCGAGGTCCGTGACGACCTCGAAACCGTCAAGTCACAACTGGGCGGGCTCGCCGAGGCCGCGGTGTCGGGTAACGTCGACAGCCTGCAGCAGGCGGGCGATGAGGTCGTAGCGCGCACACAGCGCGCCTCCGAGACCGCTAACGGACCGCTGTGGGATCTGGCATCCACGCTCCCCCGGATCGGCAACAATGTGCTCGCCGTTCGTACTGTCGCCGAGGCAGTGAACGCGATCGCTAGCCAGTCGATCCCACCCGTCGTGAACATGGTCGCTGCCGCGAACGTCGACCAGCAGCGGGCCGAGGGAAGCCTCGGGATCAACCTGCAACCGTTCCTCGAAGCCGAGACGGTGTTGCCAACCGTCATCTCCTCCTTCGAAGAAGCCTCGACCATCGCGGCAAGCATGGACCGTACGGATGTCTTGCCCGCCGTCTACGAGCCGATGGATGAGATGGTCGGGCTGCTCGACCAGGCGGTGCCGATCCTCAAGGTTGCGCAAGAGAACCTCCCGGCCCTCCTGCACGCCGCCGGTGCTAATGGGCCGATGCTTTACCAGGTCATGATCCAGACACCCGCCGAGATCCGGGCGACCGGCGGCGGTGTCGCCCACTGGCTCATCCTCAAGGTCGACAATGGCCAGGCCGAGCTCGTGGGTCAAGACAATGGCGTCGACCTCATGTACTCGCGGCTTCCGTCGCTGGGCTTCGACACCGAGAACGGGTCGTTGATCACGTTCCCTCGCAGCGTTCGGTCGCTCTACCCCCCGGAACTCAACAACTGGTCCTCGAACTTCACGATGACGCCGGAATTCCCGCGCGCGGTCGACCTCTTCCAGGCGACACGCGAATGGGAGGACCTGCCGGAATTCGACGGTGCGATCTCGATCGATCCCATCGTGCTTGCCCACCTCATCGAGGCGACCGGGCCCCTCACCCTCGATTCGGGAGAGCAGGTCACGGCCGAGAACACGGCGTCGCTGCTCATGAGCGAACCGTACGAGCGCTACGGCGCCGACAACGCCGCAATGGATGCGTTCTTCAACGAGGTGACCTCGAAGATGTTCAGCGCCCTCACCAGCGGCAACTGGGAATTCAGCGCCATGTGGGACCAGCTCGTGCGCAGCGCGGGCGAAGGTCGCATTCAGATGTGGTTCGCGGACCCCAGCCTGGAAGCATTCGCAACCGAGTACGGCCTCGACGCGTCGCTGCGGGAAGACAACACGGATGCCACCCAGCTCGGCATCTATTTCAACGACTACTCCATCGGCAAACTGAACTATCACCTGACCTACGATCAGCACGCCACCTGCAACGTCGACGAGCGCACCATCACCGTCACAATGAACCTGCACAACAGCATCACCAAAGACATCAAGAGCGAGTACACGCTCGGGCTTCGCAACGCGAACCGCGGGATCGACCCACGCACGATGATGCTCGACGTCCTGTTCTTCGCGCCGCCCGGTGGGGAGATCCTCTGGACCGATCCAAAGCGGGGCGATTGGCAGGATGGCGCGTTCCACGATCGCTCGGGAACCGACCACGGGAACGAAGGGCTGAGCCGCACCCTGCTGCTGCCGATGGGCAAGTCGCGCACGATCTCGTACGAGGTTCAGCTCCCCGACGGGCCACTCGGACCGCTGCAGCTGCGTCACACGCCGGGCGCGAACGACACGCAGGTCACGGTCGACGCGAACTGCGCGAGCTTGTTCGCCAGCCCCGAGGGATCGACCAACATCTCCCTGACGAAGATCGGCTGAGTCCACCGGCGCATCGCGCGAACCCGCCGCACCCGAGAATCGGGCGGAGGGCGTGGGATTCTCCCCACCGCCACTCCACACGCCGCTACGCGGCGCGCGGAGCCTCGGGCGGCGTGGGCCCAACCCAAGGGTTCGAACCCGCCGCGCTCAAGAATCGGAAGAGGCGCCGCCCTTCGGGCGACGCCTCTTCCGATGGCGGAGGGTGTGGGATTCGAACCCACGGGACATTGCTGCCCACTGGTTTTCAAGACCAGGTCCATCGGCCGCTCGGACAACCCTCCCGACGATGCCGTGCACGGCATCCATCGAACGGCGTCCACTCTATCCGACAGCCTCGGTGAGGTTCCCGCGCGAGGGTCAGAGCGCGCGAAGGATGGCTGCGACGCCGCCCTCGTGAACGGATGCCGTGATCTCGCCCGCGGCGTCGAGGACCTCCTGGGGGCCCTGCGCCATCGCGATCGCACGACCGCCGTGCTCGAGCGCCCACGCGAACATGCCGAGGTCGTTGCGGCCATCGCCGATCACGAGAACCTCGTGCGGGTCGAAGCCGAGCCACCCGCGCACCATCTCCAGCGCCGTGGATTTGTCGATTCCCGGCGGGGCGATGTCGAGCCAGGCGGTCCATCCGATCGCGTACGAGACCTCGTTGAGGCCGACCTGCGCGACGAGGTCGACGAAGTCCCCCTCGGCGTGATCGGGTGAGACGACGACAACGCGGCACACCGGTTCACGGGTGAGTTCGTCGAACGCGACGCGGCGGGCGCCGAGAAGGTTCCAGTCGTCGAGTTCCTCGGTGTACAGGCGGCTGCCATCTTCGAGCTCGACCATGTACTTCGCGTCGGGCAGATGCTCGCGCAGCAGAGTGACGACCTCAGTCGCGTCGAAGGTCTCGGTATGCACCTGCTCGTAGAGCACCTCGTCACCCTCGACCTTCTTGAGGATGACGGTGCCGTTCGAGCAGACGACGTAGTCGGGTTCGATCTCGAGGACGCGAACCACCCCGCGGGTGCTCGACCACGACCGACCTGTTGCGAGCATGACCTCGTGCCCGGCGCGACGTGCGTGCTCCACGGCCTCCACGACGCCGGGGCTGAGCGTCTCGTCTTCGAGCAGAACCGTGCCGTCGATGTCGAGGGCGATGAGCAGCCGCGACGTCCTCCGCGGGTGGCGCTCGGTCTCGTCGGCGAGTTCCTCGACGATCTCGGCGGCATCCTCTTCGGGAACCGCTTCGAGCTCGCCGGCGGGCGGCACCCCGGCATCCGTCACGCGACCGGCTCCAGAATCTCCAGCCCGCCGAGGTACGGGCGCAGCACCTCGGGAACCGTCACCGATCCGTCCTCGCGCTGGTGCGTCTCGAGCAGTGCGACGATCCAGCGCGTGGTCGCGAGCGTCCCGTTGAGCGTCGCCACGTGCTGTGTCTTCCCCCCGTCGGGACGGTGCCGGATGTCGAGCCGACGCGCCTGGAAGGTCGTGCAGTTACTCGTGCTGGTGAGCTCACGGTAGGCATCCTGAGTCGGAACCCAAGCCTCGACGTCGTACTTCCGGGCGGCGCTGGAACCGAGATCGCCGGCCGCAACATCGATGACGCGATAGGCAAGGCCGAGGTCTTGCAGCATCC
Protein-coding sequences here:
- a CDS encoding DUF4012 domain-containing protein — its product is MTTVDGDRQADSVPAGEPSSHSEPALSAGRSSDSPAVAPRTRSSASSVTPMTRREARKRRAPARPLARHAAPESGASRRRRGWRTFWIALSPLGLIVVGTVILGGVFALQVLEVRDDLETVKSQLGGLAEAAVSGNVDSLQQAGDEVVARTQRASETANGPLWDLASTLPRIGNNVLAVRTVAEAVNAIASQSIPPVVNMVAAANVDQQRAEGSLGINLQPFLEAETVLPTVISSFEEASTIAASMDRTDVLPAVYEPMDEMVGLLDQAVPILKVAQENLPALLHAAGANGPMLYQVMIQTPAEIRATGGGVAHWLILKVDNGQAELVGQDNGVDLMYSRLPSLGFDTENGSLITFPRSVRSLYPPELNNWSSNFTMTPEFPRAVDLFQATREWEDLPEFDGAISIDPIVLAHLIEATGPLTLDSGEQVTAENTASLLMSEPYERYGADNAAMDAFFNEVTSKMFSALTSGNWEFSAMWDQLVRSAGEGRIQMWFADPSLEAFATEYGLDASLREDNTDATQLGIYFNDYSIGKLNYHLTYDQHATCNVDERTITVTMNLHNSITKDIKSEYTLGLRNANRGIDPRTMMLDVLFFAPPGGEILWTDPKRGDWQDGAFHDRSGTDHGNEGLSRTLLLPMGKSRTISYEVQLPDGPLGPLQLRHTPGANDTQVTVDANCASLFASPEGSTNISLTKIG
- a CDS encoding HAD family hydrolase, whose translation is MTDAGVPPAGELEAVPEEDAAEIVEELADETERHPRRTSRLLIALDIDGTVLLEDETLSPGVVEAVEHARRAGHEVMLATGRSWSSTRGVVRVLEIEPDYVVCSNGTVILKKVEGDEVLYEQVHTETFDATEVVTLLREHLPDAKYMVELEDGSRLYTEELDDWNLLGARRVAFDELTREPVCRVVVVSPDHAEGDFVDLVAQVGLNEVSYAIGWTAWLDIAPPGIDKSTALEMVRGWLGFDPHEVLVIGDGRNDLGMFAWALEHGGRAIAMAQGPQEVLDAAGEITASVHEGGVAAILRAL